TTCCCCAACTGGTTTGGGAGGGTTGCAATCCTCGAATTATGCTCGATTACTCTGGCAATTTATTGTGGGGATTGCGCCAATTGGGACGAGAGGACATTCTCAACAATCTCAAACGGATTACCTGTGACTCCCAGTACCAGCCTTATGTGGAATGGTTAGGAACGATGTGGAGTCATGCTGTCGTGCCCTCAACACCAATTCCTGATATTAAACTCCACATTCAGGCGTGGCAACATTATTTTGCCGCCATTTTTGGCTACGATGCCCTGAAGCGGGTTAAAGGTTTTTCGCCGCCAGAAATGCACCTACCTAATCACCCAGATACTCTGTATGAATACATCAAAGCCTTAAAAGAATGCGGCTATCGCTGGTTGATGGTACAGGAACATTCGGTGGAAAAACTGGATGGTTCAGGATTAGGGCATGAACAGAAATATATTCCCAATCGTTTAGTTGCTCGCAATTCTCAAGGCGAAACAATCAGCATCACGGCACTGATTAAAACTCAGGGTTCGGATACAAAGTTAGTCGCTCAAATGCAGCCTTATTTTGAGGCCAAGGGACGGGAAAAACAACAATTAGGTAATCTCAGCGTTCCTTCTGTTGTGACCCAAATTGCCGATGGGGAAAACGGCGGTGTGATGATGAATGAATATCCCCGTGATTTCTTCCGAATTTATCATGAATTGCGCGATCAAGGGGGCGGGAGAACAGGGGTTGTTCCCATCAATGGTACGGAATATCTGGAACTGATGGAGGCAGCCGGGGTTAATTCTGAGGATTATCCCACTTGCCAAGGGATTAATCAGCATAAGATTTGGCAACGGGTTGACCCAGAGAATGCAACACCAGAAGCCGTAGAAAAGGCGATCGTACAATTGAAAGAAACTGATCATCAGTTCCACATGGATGGTGCGTCTTGGACGAATAGTTTAAGTTGGGTCAAAGGCTATGAAAATGTTTTAGGGCCAATGAATCAACTCAGCGCTGCATTTCACCAAAAGTATGACTCCCTAGTGCAGCAAGATGCTTCAACCACCAAACAGTTTGAATACCAGCAAGCTTTGCTGTATAACTTATTACTGCAAACGAGTTGTTTCCGCTATTGGGGGCAGGGAACTTGGACAGATTATGCGCGTGAATTTTATCGACGTGGTGAAGCTTTACTGAGGTAATTGCTCAGTACGTTCATCGAATAAAAGCGGCTGTTTGGGCAGTAAATGCATCTTGTGAAATGCCAGGGGTTCATATCCCCGACTTCTTAAAGAAGTCGGGGATATTTTTTTTAATTGATATTAATCAGCTCAAAGCCGCTGTTTCAAAATAGCCCTGAATTCACTCTGTTGTTCAATCGAGCCAGCTAACAGAATACCAATTTTTCCAACCAGAATACTACCCCAATTAACCAGCACAACACCTGTATCATTTTGAGGATTAAACTCAATACCCCTGAGATCAAGTTGATCGAGTGAGCGATATTGGGTTATGAAGGTTTCGTGACTCCAACTTTTAAGCTTGAGTTTGTTCGCAATACCGGTGGGATAAGAAGCACCATTAAAGCGTGGGTTGCACTCAATGGCTAAATAACGAGTTTGTCCTCCCTCTTCTACAACCGCAACATCAAATGCAAACACATCTTTCATTCCTCGTTGTGCCATCCACTCCGCTATCGGTTCCACAGTTTCCCAAGGTTGATGTGTACTAGGATAGCGATTACCGCTATGTGCAAACCCATCGAGGATCTGTTCTGTTGCAGCGAGACGTTTTACCCCATCAGCTGTAACACAATATTGCAAATTGAGAAAATTTGAAGCCGTTATCTCCTCCTGAACTTGTAACGGTAAATCATCGGCAAGTATTTTCAATGCTTGACTTAGCTGCTCTTGGTTTTCACATCGACTAATTCCGGCACCATCGACAGAAACTGCTGGTTTGAGATAACACGGATAGGGTAAAGTTTCATCGTTT
The Microcoleus sp. AS-A8 genome window above contains:
- a CDS encoding glycosyl hydrolase family 57, which gives rise to MTATVPSTNLPTLEELRSGLPNICGWETEISSVVNHHEPVFLPRTNLRLEDITAGFACALHMHQPTIPAGANGELISNLQHMFEHPNQGDNHNAEPFAWCYSRMGEFIPQLVWEGCNPRIMLDYSGNLLWGLRQLGREDILNNLKRITCDSQYQPYVEWLGTMWSHAVVPSTPIPDIKLHIQAWQHYFAAIFGYDALKRVKGFSPPEMHLPNHPDTLYEYIKALKECGYRWLMVQEHSVEKLDGSGLGHEQKYIPNRLVARNSQGETISITALIKTQGSDTKLVAQMQPYFEAKGREKQQLGNLSVPSVVTQIADGENGGVMMNEYPRDFFRIYHELRDQGGGRTGVVPINGTEYLELMEAAGVNSEDYPTCQGINQHKIWQRVDPENATPEAVEKAIVQLKETDHQFHMDGASWTNSLSWVKGYENVLGPMNQLSAAFHQKYDSLVQQDASTTKQFEYQQALLYNLLLQTSCFRYWGQGTWTDYAREFYRRGEALLR
- a CDS encoding ATP-grasp domain-containing protein; the encoded protein is MNKPVYLRDGDLKVIRHKIFNHDIMTCTHESVLGNHLYSGRVLGQTEPEDIIQLYPNLKPQWNAITAHYARIGLSHSQNIIWDVSLKILADYPNYDISVFYFGDSTNQASLEADWFRQMDSDWCKVVESMNSKNKFIQLAQELGISVPKTLCFQNKAGIKNDETLPYPCYLKPAVSVDGAGISRCENQEQLSQALKILADDLPLQVQEEITASNFLNLQYCVTADGVKRLAATEQILDGFAHSGNRYPSTHQPWETVEPIAEWMAQRGMKDVFAFDVAVVEEGGQTRYLAIECNPRFNGASYPTGIANKLKLKSWSHETFITQYRSLDQLDLRGIEFNPQNDTGVVLVNWGSILVGKIGILLAGSIEQQSEFRAILKQRL